A stretch of the Gossypium hirsutum isolate 1008001.06 chromosome D07, Gossypium_hirsutum_v2.1, whole genome shotgun sequence genome encodes the following:
- the LOC121219182 gene encoding leucine-rich repeat receptor-like serine/threonine-protein kinase BAM2 — MRLTPISNLMAKPSFLPPFMFGLLFATFEVILSAKYPSFTVDQSALLALKSHITHDPHNFLATNWSTSTSVCNWIGVTCGSRHHRVTALNLSSMDLTGTISSQLGNLSFLAWLDIHQNSFHGSLPIELTNLRSMKYLDFGNNSFNGEIPSWFGCFIKLQRLSLYLNNFIGVIPSTLGNLSKLERLSLGGNQISGRIPNSLFKCKELKYLSLYNNSLEGSIPTEIGNLTLLDTLYLGDNHLKVVIALFLLKLYGVSGKWRRSMRWQTVWGVTRGGAGVRGVEKAEEGRAAEDFGG; from the exons ATGCGCCTTACACCCATATCCAACCTTATGGCAAAACCAAGCTTCCTCCCTCCGTTTATGTTTGGGCTGCTATTTGCAACCTTTGAGGTTATTTTGTCTGCAAAATATCCTAGCTTCACCGTTGATCAATCTGCTCTTCTAGCACTAAAATCTCATATAACTCATGATCCCCACAATTTCTTGGCAACCAATTGGTCTACTTCTACCTCCGTTTGCAACTGGATTGGCGTCACATGTGGATCTAGGCACCACAGAGTCACTGCTCTGAATTTGTCAAGCATGGATCTCACAGGCACCATTTCTTCTCAATTGGGAAATCTATCTTTCCTTGCTTGGCTcgacattcatcaaaatagtttCCATGGCTCTTTACCCATTGAGTTAACTAATTTGCGTTCGATGAAATATTTGGACTTTGGTAACAATAGCTTCAATGGAGAAATCCCATCATGGTTTGGTTGCTTCATTAAACTTCAAAGATTGTCTCTGTACCTTAACAACTTCATTGGTGTTATCCCATCTACTCTAGGCAATTTGTCAAAACTAGAAAGGTTGAGCTTGGGTGGGAATCAAATTTCCGGTAGAATTCCAAATAGTTTATTCAAGTGCAAAGAGCTGAAGTATTTATCATTGTATAACAACTCCTTGGAGGGAAGTATACCTACAGAAATTGGAAATTTGACTTTGCTCGACACTTTGTATCTTGGTGACAACCACCTCAAAG TTGTAATAGCCTTGTTTCTGTTAAAact GTATGGAGTGTCAGGGAAGTGGAGGAGAAGCATGCGGTGGCAGACGGTATGGGGAGTGACCAGGGGTGGTGCTGGTGTCAGAGGAGTGGAGAAGGCTGAAGAGGGGAGAGCGGCTGAAGACTTTGGTggctag